Proteins encoded in a region of the Pseudomonas sp. GOM7 genome:
- a CDS encoding dihydrofolate reductase, whose product MLASMKKTLPISLIAALAHNRVIGRDNQLPWHLPADLKHFKALTLGKPIIMGRKTWDSLGRPLPGRLNLVVSRQPGLQLEGAEVFDSLEAAIARADEWARQEEADELMLIGGAQLYAQGLALAERLYLTRVGLEPEGDAFFPEVSEADWHLSSSVEHPSTGDTPFYAFEVWQRRSA is encoded by the coding sequence ATGCTCGCCAGCATGAAAAAGACCTTGCCTATCTCGCTGATCGCTGCCCTCGCCCATAACCGGGTGATTGGCCGCGACAATCAACTGCCCTGGCACTTGCCGGCGGATCTCAAGCACTTCAAGGCCTTGACCCTGGGCAAGCCGATCATCATGGGGCGCAAGACCTGGGATTCACTGGGGCGCCCGCTGCCGGGCCGGCTCAATCTGGTAGTCAGCCGCCAGCCGGGCCTGCAGCTCGAAGGCGCCGAGGTGTTCGACAGCCTGGAGGCGGCCATCGCCCGCGCCGACGAGTGGGCGCGCCAGGAGGAGGCCGACGAACTGATGCTGATTGGCGGGGCTCAGCTCTATGCCCAGGGCCTGGCGTTGGCCGAGCGCCTGTACCTGACCCGTGTGGGGCTGGAGCCCGAAGGCGATGCTTTCTTCCCCGAGGTGAGCGAGGCCGATTGGCACCTGAGCTCCAGCGTCGAGCACCCGAGCACGGGGGATACCCCTTTCTACGCCTTCGAGGTGTGGCAGCGCCGTAGCGCTTGA
- a CDS encoding poly(ethylene terephthalate) hydrolase family protein, with amino-acid sequence MLNLKLAGLAVSCLSVCATVTAAPLPDTPGAPFPAVANFDRSGPYAVSSQSEGPSCRIYRPRDLGQGGVRHPLILWGNGTGAGPSTYASLLSHWASHGFVVAAAETSNAGTGREMLACLDYLVRENDTPYGTYAGKLNTGRVGTSGHSQGGGGSIMAGQDTRVRTTAPIQPYTLGLGHDSASQRRQQGPMFLMSGGGDTIAFPYLNAQPVYQRANVPVFWGERRYVSHFEPVGGGGAYRGPSTAWFRFQLMDDQSARSTFYGTRCSLCTSLLWSVERRGL; translated from the coding sequence ATGCTTAACTTGAAACTCGCTGGCCTGGCGGTCTCCTGCCTGTCCGTCTGCGCCACCGTCACGGCTGCTCCCCTGCCGGATACACCGGGAGCGCCATTTCCGGCTGTCGCCAATTTCGACCGCAGTGGCCCCTACGCCGTCAGCAGCCAGAGCGAGGGGCCGAGCTGTCGCATCTATCGGCCCCGCGACCTGGGTCAGGGTGGCGTGCGTCATCCGCTGATCCTCTGGGGTAATGGCACCGGTGCCGGGCCGTCCACCTATGCCAGCTTGCTGTCGCACTGGGCAAGCCACGGTTTCGTGGTGGCGGCGGCGGAAACCTCCAATGCCGGTACCGGGCGGGAAATGCTTGCCTGCCTGGATTATCTGGTGCGTGAGAACGACACCCCCTACGGCACCTATGCCGGCAAGCTCAATACCGGGCGAGTCGGTACCTCGGGGCATTCCCAGGGCGGTGGCGGCTCGATCATGGCGGGGCAGGATACGAGGGTACGTACCACGGCGCCGATCCAGCCCTACACCCTCGGCCTGGGTCACGACAGCGCCTCGCAGCGGCGTCAGCAAGGGCCGATGTTCCTGATGTCCGGTGGCGGCGACACCATCGCCTTTCCCTACCTCAACGCCCAGCCGGTCTACCAGCGCGCCAATGTGCCGGTGTTCTGGGGGGAGCGACGTTACGTCAGCCACTTCGAGCCGGTCGGTGGCGGTGGCGCCTATCGTGGCCCGAGCACGGCCTGGTTCCGCTTCCAGTTGATGGACGACCAAAGCGCCCGCAGCACTTTCTACGGCACGCGGTGCAGCCTGTGCACCAGCCTGTTATGGTCGGTCGAGCGCCGCGGGCTCTAG
- a CDS encoding GTPase/DUF3482 domain-containing protein: MSAPLKLALVGHTNVGKTSLLRTLTRDIDFGEVSPRASTTRHVEGARLSVDGQALLELYDTPGLEDAIALLDYLERLDRPGERLDGPARLARFLDGSEARQRYEQEAKVLRQLLASDAGLYVIDVREPVLAKYRDELAVLNMCGRPLLPVLNFVASASHREGEWREALARLGLHALVAFDSVAPPEDGERRLYESLALLLERARPQLQRLIKDHEAQRQARRQAGHRLIAELLIDCAACRRSVAAQPLLEKGAVAELRDAIRQREQRCVEALLRLYAFRSSDAKAGDLPLLDGRWGDDLFNPETLKQLGIKVGGGMAAGAATGVGVDLLVGGLTMGAAAALGAVIGGSAQTLRNYGERLKGKLKGQRELTVDDAVLRLLALRQQQLLAALDARGHAAMEAITLGAPQESLWRQGKLPAPLNVARAHPEWSSLNPGARLEEAERAEQVERLRSDLAIQPLG, translated from the coding sequence ATGAGCGCACCGCTGAAACTGGCCCTGGTCGGCCACACCAATGTCGGCAAGACTTCACTGCTGCGCACCCTGACCCGCGACATCGACTTCGGCGAAGTCTCGCCGCGCGCCAGCACCACCCGTCATGTCGAAGGCGCGCGCCTGTCGGTGGACGGCCAGGCGCTGCTGGAGCTTTACGACACCCCCGGCCTGGAAGACGCCATCGCCCTGCTCGACTACCTGGAACGCCTCGACCGCCCCGGCGAGCGTCTGGACGGCCCGGCGCGCCTGGCTCGCTTCCTCGACGGCAGCGAAGCACGCCAGCGCTACGAACAGGAAGCCAAGGTGCTGCGCCAGTTGCTGGCGTCCGACGCGGGGCTCTACGTCATCGACGTGCGCGAGCCGGTGCTGGCCAAGTACCGCGACGAACTGGCGGTGCTCAACATGTGTGGCCGACCCTTGCTGCCGGTGCTCAACTTCGTCGCCAGCGCCAGCCACCGCGAAGGTGAATGGCGCGAGGCCCTGGCCCGTCTTGGCCTGCATGCCCTGGTGGCGTTCGACAGCGTGGCACCGCCGGAAGACGGCGAACGGCGCCTGTACGAAAGCCTGGCCCTGCTGCTGGAACGCGCGCGCCCGCAACTGCAGAGGCTGATCAAGGATCACGAAGCGCAGCGCCAGGCCCGGCGCCAGGCTGGCCATCGATTGATCGCCGAACTGCTGATCGACTGCGCCGCCTGCCGCCGTAGCGTCGCCGCCCAACCGCTGCTGGAGAAGGGTGCGGTCGCCGAACTGCGCGATGCGATTCGCCAGCGCGAGCAACGCTGCGTCGAAGCCCTGCTGCGCCTGTATGCCTTTCGCAGCAGCGATGCCAAGGCCGGCGACCTGCCCCTGCTCGATGGCCGCTGGGGTGACGACCTGTTCAACCCGGAGACGCTGAAACAGCTCGGCATCAAGGTGGGCGGTGGCATGGCCGCCGGTGCCGCCACCGGCGTCGGCGTCGACCTGCTGGTCGGCGGCCTGACCATGGGCGCCGCTGCTGCGCTGGGGGCGGTGATCGGCGGTAGCGCCCAGACCCTGCGTAATTACGGGGAAAGATTGAAAGGCAAATTGAAGGGCCAGCGCGAACTGACCGTGGACGACGCCGTACTGCGCCTGCTGGCCCTGCGCCAACAGCAACTGCTGGCCGCCCTGGACGCCCGTGGCCACGCCGCGATGGAAGCCATCACCCTCGGCGCCCCGCAGGAAAGCCTGTGGCGCCAGGGCAAACTGCCCGCCCCGCTCAATGTGGCGCGGGCGCATCCGGAATGGTCGTCGCTCAATCCCGGCGCCCGCCTGGAAGAGGCCGAGCGTGCCGAGCAGGTAGAGCGCCTGCGTAGCGACCTCGCCATACAACCGCTGGGCTAA
- the ilvD gene encoding dihydroxy-acid dehydratase produces MPDYRSKTSTHGRNMAGARALWRATGMKDEDFKKPIIAIANSFTQFVPGHVHLKDLGQLVAREIKRHGGVAKEFNTIAVDDGIAMGHDGMLYSLPSREIIADSVEYMVNAHCADAIVCISNCDKITPGMLMAALRLNIPVVFVSGGPMEAGKTKLANHGLDLVDAMVVAADDSCSDEKVAEYERSACPTCGSCSGMFTANSMNCLVEALGLALPGNGSTLATHADREQLFLRAGRLAVELCQRYYGEGDESVLPRNVASFKAFENAMTLDIAMGGSTNTILHLLAAAQEAEIPFDLRDIDRLSRKVPQLCKVAPNIQKYHMEDVHRAGGIFSILGELARGGLLHTDVPTVHNPSMADAIAQWDITQTNDEAVHTFFKAGPGGIPTQVAFSQNTRWPSLDDDRENGCIRSVEHAYSQEGGLAVLYGNIALDGCVVKTAGVDESIHVFEGRAKIFESQDGAVKGILADEVKPGDIVIIRYEGPKGGPGMQEMLYPTSYLKSKGLGKQCALLTDGRFSGGTSGLSIGHASPEAAAGGAIGLVKDGDKILIDIPNRSINLLVSDEELAERRAEQDKKGWKPAQPRARKVSTALKAYALLATSADKGAVRDKTMLEG; encoded by the coding sequence ATGCCCGATTACCGCTCGAAAACCTCCACCCACGGCCGCAACATGGCCGGCGCCCGCGCCCTGTGGCGCGCCACCGGGATGAAGGACGAAGACTTCAAGAAACCGATCATCGCCATCGCCAACTCCTTCACCCAGTTCGTGCCCGGCCACGTACACCTGAAGGATCTCGGCCAACTGGTCGCCCGCGAGATCAAACGCCATGGCGGCGTGGCCAAGGAATTCAACACCATCGCCGTGGACGACGGCATCGCCATGGGCCATGACGGCATGCTCTATTCCCTGCCGAGCCGCGAGATCATCGCCGACTCCGTGGAGTACATGGTCAACGCCCACTGCGCCGACGCCATCGTCTGCATCAGCAACTGCGACAAGATCACCCCCGGCATGCTGATGGCCGCCCTGCGCCTGAACATCCCGGTGGTGTTCGTTTCCGGCGGGCCGATGGAAGCCGGCAAGACCAAGCTGGCCAACCATGGCCTGGATCTGGTCGATGCCATGGTGGTGGCTGCCGACGATTCCTGCTCCGACGAGAAGGTCGCCGAATACGAGCGCAGCGCCTGCCCCACCTGCGGCTCCTGCTCCGGCATGTTCACCGCCAACTCGATGAACTGCCTGGTCGAAGCCCTGGGCCTGGCCCTGCCGGGCAACGGCTCCACCCTGGCCACCCATGCCGACCGTGAGCAACTGTTCCTGCGCGCCGGCCGTCTGGCCGTCGAGCTGTGCCAGCGCTACTACGGCGAAGGCGACGAATCGGTGCTGCCGCGCAACGTCGCCAGCTTCAAGGCGTTCGAGAACGCCATGACCCTGGACATCGCCATGGGCGGCTCGACCAACACCATCCTGCACCTGCTGGCCGCCGCCCAAGAAGCCGAGATTCCCTTCGACCTGCGCGACATCGACCGTCTGTCGCGCAAGGTGCCGCAACTGTGCAAGGTGGCGCCGAACATCCAGAAGTACCACATGGAAGACGTGCACCGCGCCGGCGGCATCTTCTCCATCCTCGGCGAGCTGGCCCGTGGCGGTCTGCTGCACACCGACGTGCCCACCGTGCACAACCCGAGCATGGCCGACGCCATCGCCCAGTGGGACATCACCCAGACCAATGACGAAGCCGTGCACACCTTCTTCAAGGCCGGCCCGGGCGGCATCCCCACCCAGGTGGCGTTCAGCCAGAACACGCGCTGGCCGAGCCTGGACGATGACCGTGAGAACGGTTGCATCCGTTCGGTGGAGCACGCCTACTCGCAGGAAGGCGGCCTGGCCGTTCTGTACGGCAATATCGCCCTCGACGGCTGCGTGGTGAAGACCGCCGGGGTGGACGAATCCATCCACGTCTTCGAGGGCCGCGCGAAGATCTTCGAGAGTCAGGATGGTGCGGTCAAAGGTATCCTCGCCGACGAAGTGAAGCCCGGCGATATCGTCATCATCCGTTACGAAGGCCCGAAAGGTGGCCCGGGCATGCAAGAGATGCTCTACCCCACCAGTTACCTGAAATCCAAGGGCCTGGGCAAGCAGTGCGCCCTGCTCACCGACGGCCGCTTCTCCGGCGGCACCAGCGGCCTGTCCATCGGCCACGCCTCGCCGGAAGCGGCTGCCGGCGGCGCCATCGGCCTGGTCAAGGACGGCGACAAGATCCTCATCGACATCCCCAACCGCAGCATCAACCTGCTGGTCAGCGATGAAGAACTGGCCGAACGCCGCGCCGAGCAGGACAAGAAGGGCTGGAAACCGGCGCAGCCGCGCGCACGCAAGGTGTCCACCGCGCTGAAGGCCTACGCCCTGCTGGCCACCAGCGCCGACAAGGGTGCGGTGCGTGACAAGACGATGCTGGAAGGCTGA
- a CDS encoding metallophosphoesterase family protein: MRIGLIADTHNLLRPEALAALQGVDHLIHAGDIGGPHILEELGRIAPLSVVRGNNDQEAWAEAIPERLTLRFGAISLHVLHDLKQLDIDPAAQGIDAVIAGHSHKPLHEMRDGVLYLNPGSAGPRRFKLPIGVGLLHIDGQQIRAELITLQV, from the coding sequence ATGCGCATCGGCCTGATCGCCGACACCCACAACCTGCTGCGCCCCGAGGCGCTGGCGGCGTTGCAGGGCGTCGACCACCTGATCCATGCCGGCGACATCGGCGGGCCGCATATCCTCGAGGAGCTGGGGCGCATCGCGCCACTGTCGGTGGTGCGCGGCAACAACGATCAGGAGGCCTGGGCCGAGGCCATCCCCGAGCGCCTGACGCTGCGCTTCGGCGCCATCAGCCTGCATGTGCTGCACGACCTCAAGCAGCTCGACATCGACCCAGCGGCCCAGGGCATCGATGCGGTGATCGCCGGCCATTCGCACAAACCGCTGCACGAAATGCGCGATGGCGTGCTCTACCTCAACCCTGGCAGCGCCGGGCCTCGGCGCTTCAAGCTGCCCATCGGCGTGGGCCTGCTGCATATCGACGGCCAGCAGATACGCGCCGAGCTGATCACGCTACAGGTCTGA
- a CDS encoding glycerophosphodiester phosphodiesterase gives MMSNLLRTGLLCAGLLLGSTQALAGNVQSAIDWAQQQPGAKHAAGKGTRSPLVIAHRGASGYVPEHTLAAYALAVLQGADYIEPDLVMTRDGQLVARHDNELGLTTDVAQHPEFASRKRTQTVDGVSLEGWFSEDFTLAELKTLRAIERIPQVRPANTRFDGQFEIPTLQEIIDLVKSLQLSQQRVIGLYPETKHPTHFQQLGLAMEKPLLAVLKRNGYASAKAPVYIQSFEVQNLKTLSRMTSIRLIQLLWTEGQPYDQQALGTDLSYAQMITPKGLQAIARYADGIGPEKGMIIPRDAAGNLTTPTSLVRDAHAAKLKVHPYTFRAENAFLPTSLRSGNDPTERGDIDTELRTFLATGIDGLFIDQPDIAVRLRDKP, from the coding sequence ATGATGTCCAACCTTCTGCGCACCGGCCTGTTATGCGCCGGCCTGCTGCTTGGCAGCACCCAAGCCCTGGCCGGCAACGTCCAGTCTGCCATCGACTGGGCTCAACAACAGCCGGGCGCCAAGCACGCCGCCGGCAAGGGCACCCGCTCGCCACTGGTGATCGCCCACCGTGGTGCGAGCGGCTACGTGCCCGAACACACCCTGGCCGCCTACGCTCTGGCCGTGCTACAAGGCGCCGATTACATCGAGCCGGATCTGGTGATGACCCGCGACGGCCAACTGGTGGCCCGCCACGACAACGAGCTGGGGCTGACCACCGACGTGGCGCAGCACCCCGAATTCGCCAGTCGCAAGCGCACCCAGACGGTGGATGGCGTCAGCCTGGAAGGCTGGTTCAGCGAGGACTTCACCCTGGCCGAACTCAAGACTCTGCGCGCCATCGAGCGCATCCCCCAGGTGCGCCCGGCCAACACCCGTTTCGACGGCCAGTTCGAGATTCCCACTCTGCAGGAAATCATCGACCTGGTGAAAAGCCTGCAGCTCAGCCAGCAGCGGGTCATCGGCCTGTACCCGGAAACCAAGCACCCCACCCACTTCCAGCAACTCGGCCTGGCCATGGAAAAGCCGCTGCTGGCGGTGCTCAAGCGCAACGGTTACGCCAGCGCCAAAGCGCCGGTGTACATCCAGTCCTTCGAGGTACAGAACCTCAAGACTCTCAGCCGCATGACCTCCATCCGCCTCATCCAACTGCTGTGGACGGAGGGCCAGCCCTACGATCAGCAGGCCCTGGGCACCGACCTCAGCTATGCGCAGATGATCACCCCCAAAGGCCTGCAAGCCATCGCCCGCTACGCCGATGGCATCGGCCCGGAGAAAGGCATGATCATCCCGCGTGACGCCGCCGGTAACCTCACCACGCCCACCAGCCTGGTGCGCGATGCCCACGCCGCCAAGCTCAAGGTGCACCCCTACACCTTCCGCGCCGAGAACGCCTTCCTGCCCACCAGCTTGCGCAGCGGCAACGACCCGACCGAGCGCGGCGACATCGACACCGAGCTGCGCACCTTCCTCGCCACCGGCATCGACGGCCTGTTCATCGACCAGCCGGATATCGCCGTGCGTCTGCGCGATAAGCCCTGA
- a CDS encoding CheR family methyltransferase: MTATSLSNREFQQFRDMIYEIAGIAMGEAKRQLIVGRLSKRLRHYELDSFDDYFQLLLKDKTELQTAVDLLTTNETYFFREPKHFDFLRERLQDDLRTGSQPLRIWSAACSSGEEPYTLALLLADCLGTRQWEILASDISTRILDKARAGIYPLEDSSGIPRELLHRHCLQGTGQHAGMFTLEPSLKKRIGFRQINLNNALPEVGLFDVIFLRNVMIYFDQPTKRQVVQRLSARLRPGGYFFVSHSESLNGISDELQPLRPSIYRKPHA; this comes from the coding sequence ATGACCGCCACCAGCCTGAGCAACCGCGAGTTCCAGCAGTTTCGCGACATGATCTACGAGATCGCCGGCATCGCCATGGGCGAGGCCAAACGCCAACTGATAGTCGGACGCCTGAGCAAGCGTCTGCGCCATTACGAGCTGGACAGTTTCGACGACTATTTCCAGTTGCTGCTCAAGGACAAGACCGAACTGCAGACAGCCGTGGATCTGCTGACCACCAACGAAACCTACTTCTTCCGCGAGCCCAAGCACTTCGACTTCCTCCGTGAACGCCTGCAGGATGATCTGCGCACTGGCAGCCAACCCCTGCGCATCTGGAGCGCGGCCTGTTCCAGCGGCGAAGAGCCCTACACCCTGGCCCTGCTGCTGGCCGACTGCCTGGGCACGCGGCAATGGGAGATACTCGCCTCGGACATCAGCACGCGCATTCTCGACAAGGCACGTGCTGGCATCTACCCGCTGGAAGACTCCAGCGGCATCCCCCGTGAGCTGCTGCACCGTCACTGCCTGCAGGGCACCGGCCAGCATGCCGGCATGTTCACCCTGGAGCCTTCGCTGAAGAAACGCATTGGTTTTCGTCAGATCAACCTCAACAACGCCCTGCCCGAAGTGGGCCTGTTCGACGTGATCTTCCTGCGTAACGTGATGATCTATTTCGACCAGCCCACCAAGCGCCAGGTGGTACAGCGCCTGAGCGCGCGACTGCGCCCCGGTGGCTATTTCTTCGTCAGCCACTCGGAAAGCCTCAACGGCATCAGCGACGAGCTGCAGCCGCTGCGCCCGTCCATTTACCGGAAGCCCCATGCATAA
- a CDS encoding chemotaxis protein CheD, whose product MHKPDGVIEVFLQPGDLYFGDRHTRIRTLLGSCVSLVLWHERELLGGMCHYMLPSRRNRGTRFDGRYADEALHLLLGEIRASGTQAKDYRISLFGGGNMFASLTQSNIGDSNVNAGLELLTAHGLRCHARDAGGAGYRNLIFDIWSGQVAMRSPSQQQIATRRYEAQK is encoded by the coding sequence ATGCATAAGCCCGACGGCGTCATCGAAGTCTTCCTGCAGCCAGGCGACCTGTACTTCGGCGACCGTCACACGCGCATCCGCACCCTGCTGGGTTCGTGCGTATCGCTGGTGCTGTGGCACGAGCGTGAATTGCTCGGCGGCATGTGCCATTACATGCTGCCCAGCCGCCGCAATCGCGGCACCCGATTCGATGGCCGCTACGCCGACGAGGCGCTGCACCTGTTGCTCGGCGAGATTCGCGCCAGCGGCACCCAGGCCAAGGACTACCGCATCAGCCTGTTCGGTGGCGGCAACATGTTCGCGAGCCTGACGCAGAGCAACATCGGCGACTCGAACGTCAACGCCGGCCTGGAACTGCTCACCGCGCACGGCCTGCGTTGTCATGCCCGAGATGCAGGAGGCGCAGGTTATCGCAACCTGATTTTCGACATCTGGAGTGGCCAGGTCGCAATGCGCAGCCCCTCCCAACAACAGATCGCTACACGCCGCTACGAGGCGCAGAAATGA
- a CDS encoding protein-glutamate methylesterase/protein-glutamine glutaminase: protein MNKIKVMIVDDSAVVRQVLSGTLSEHAGIEVIGTAADPLFAMDKMQREWPDVIVLDVEMPRMDGISFLKKLMAERPTPVVICSTLTEKGAATTMEAMAAGAVAIVTKPQAGLRQFLLEATEELASAIRAAAQARLKRLTPKPPQPPPPAPKLSADAILPAGGAGAMTRTTERIVAIGTSTGGTQALEYVLTALPRVCPGIVIVQHMPEKFTAAFAERLNTLCQIEVREAKHGDRVIPGRALIAPGGRHMLLKRSGAQYLVEVVDGPPVSRHKPSVDVLFRSTARAAGANATGIIMTGMGDDGARGLREMHEAGALTLGQDEASCVVYGMPKEAMKLGGVSREIPLEQIPTAILRG, encoded by the coding sequence ATGAACAAGATCAAGGTGATGATCGTCGACGACTCCGCCGTCGTACGCCAGGTATTGAGTGGCACCCTGTCCGAGCACGCCGGGATCGAGGTGATCGGCACGGCCGCCGACCCCCTGTTCGCCATGGACAAGATGCAACGCGAGTGGCCCGACGTGATCGTGCTGGATGTGGAAATGCCACGCATGGATGGCATCTCCTTCCTCAAGAAGCTGATGGCCGAACGCCCCACCCCGGTGGTGATCTGCTCCACCCTCACCGAAAAAGGCGCCGCCACCACCATGGAAGCCATGGCCGCCGGGGCCGTGGCCATCGTCACCAAGCCCCAGGCCGGACTGCGCCAGTTCCTCCTGGAAGCCACCGAAGAGCTGGCCAGCGCCATCCGCGCCGCCGCCCAGGCCCGTCTCAAGCGGCTCACGCCCAAGCCGCCGCAGCCGCCACCACCAGCGCCCAAGCTCAGCGCCGATGCGATCCTGCCGGCCGGCGGCGCAGGCGCCATGACCCGCACCACCGAGCGCATCGTCGCCATCGGCACCTCCACCGGCGGCACCCAGGCCCTGGAATACGTGCTCACCGCCCTGCCGCGCGTGTGCCCGGGCATCGTCATCGTCCAGCACATGCCGGAGAAATTCACCGCCGCCTTCGCCGAACGCCTCAACACCCTGTGCCAGATCGAAGTGCGCGAAGCGAAGCATGGTGATCGGGTCATCCCCGGTCGCGCCCTGATCGCCCCCGGCGGGCGCCACATGCTGCTCAAGCGCAGTGGCGCGCAGTACCTGGTGGAAGTGGTCGACGGCCCGCCCGTCAGCCGGCACAAACCCTCGGTGGACGTGCTGTTCCGCTCCACCGCCCGTGCCGCAGGCGCCAATGCCACCGGCATCATCATGACCGGCATGGGCGACGACGGCGCCCGTGGCCTGCGCGAGATGCACGAAGCCGGCGCCCTCACTCTCGGTCAGGACGAAGCCAGTTGCGTGGTCTACGGCATGCCCAAGGAAGCCATGAAACTCGGCGGGGTCAGCCGGGAAATTCCGCTGGAGCAGATTCCAACGGCCATTCTGCGTGGTTAG
- the gloA gene encoding lactoylglutathione lyase has product MTLDELNALPGVTAKPDAATADFVYNHTMIRVKDLEKSLDFYTRVLGFTLLEKKDFPEAEFSLYFLALIADKSQIPADPAARHQWRKSIPGVLELTYNYGTEKDPEFSYHSGNSDPRGFGHLCVAVPDIKAACERFEDLGVAFQKRLSDGRMRDIAFIKDPDGYWVEIIQFTEVN; this is encoded by the coding sequence ATGACCCTCGACGAACTCAACGCCCTGCCCGGCGTGACCGCCAAACCCGACGCCGCCACCGCCGACTTCGTCTACAACCACACCATGATCCGCGTGAAGGATCTCGAGAAGTCCCTGGATTTCTACACCCGCGTGCTGGGCTTCACCCTGCTGGAGAAGAAGGACTTTCCCGAGGCCGAGTTCAGCCTCTACTTCCTGGCGCTGATCGCGGACAAGTCGCAGATTCCGGCAGACCCGGCCGCCCGTCACCAGTGGCGCAAGTCCATCCCCGGCGTGCTGGAGCTGACCTACAACTACGGCACCGAGAAGGATCCGGAGTTTTCCTACCACAGCGGCAACAGCGACCCGCGCGGCTTTGGCCATCTATGTGTGGCGGTGCCGGACATCAAGGCCGCCTGCGAGCGTTTCGAGGATCTCGGCGTGGCCTTCCAGAAGCGCCTGAGCGACGGCCGCATGCGCGACATCGCCTTCATCAAGGATCCGGACGGCTACTGGGTGGAGATCATCCAGTTCACCGAGGTGAACTGA
- a CDS encoding DUF2868 domain-containing protein, producing MTDASSPTPLQHLWLSETIRLREEHTGPLEDTEANRLARAEYGELVERIQHRALLLARRDGQWQALLHWLQGARLAGLLLVLLALLSGAGLALAALGDGRQPVNVFWALGSLLGLNLLMLLGWLLGLLLTRDSPGALGRLWLWLSERLARDASAAQLAPALLLMLQRQRLTRWGLGLLINGLWTLAMLATLSTLLLLLATRRYGFVWETTILGGDTFITLTQAIGALPALLGFSLPDVELIRASGDAAIASEAARQSWAGWLVGVVLVYGLLPRLLLALLCLWRWLSGKASLRLDLDLPGYGLLRQRLQPDSERLGVCDLAPAALHQPQGGSSDQPSSGALLLGLELDDSRPWPPATLPRSVADAGVIDSREQRRQLLEQLTRFPPERLAIACDPRRSPDRGTLALLGELARCATATRIWLLPPAPGESLDSARLADWHQALASLGLAHRDTAPLSWLESGHD from the coding sequence GTGACTGACGCCTCCTCCCCTACGCCTTTGCAACACCTCTGGCTCAGCGAAACCATTCGTCTGCGCGAGGAACACACCGGCCCGCTGGAAGACACCGAGGCCAATCGCCTGGCCCGTGCCGAGTACGGTGAACTGGTCGAGCGCATCCAGCATCGTGCCCTGCTCCTGGCCCGCCGCGATGGCCAATGGCAGGCCCTGTTGCACTGGTTGCAAGGGGCACGCCTGGCCGGCCTGCTGCTAGTGCTGCTGGCCCTGCTCAGCGGCGCCGGCCTGGCACTGGCGGCGCTGGGTGACGGGCGCCAGCCGGTCAATGTGTTTTGGGCCCTGGGTAGCCTGCTGGGGCTGAACCTGCTGATGCTGCTCGGCTGGCTGCTGGGCCTGCTGCTGACCCGTGACAGCCCCGGCGCACTGGGCCGCCTGTGGTTGTGGCTCAGCGAGAGGCTGGCGCGCGACGCCAGCGCCGCGCAACTGGCCCCGGCCCTGCTGCTGATGCTGCAACGCCAGCGCCTGACCCGCTGGGGCCTGGGCCTGCTGATCAATGGCCTGTGGACACTGGCCATGCTCGCTACGCTGAGTACCCTGTTGCTGCTGCTCGCCACCCGCCGCTATGGCTTCGTCTGGGAAACCACCATCCTCGGCGGCGACACCTTCATCACCCTGACCCAAGCCATCGGCGCCCTGCCCGCCCTGCTCGGTTTCAGCCTGCCGGACGTGGAGCTGATCCGCGCCAGCGGCGACGCCGCCATCGCCAGCGAGGCCGCCCGGCAAAGCTGGGCCGGCTGGCTGGTGGGCGTGGTGCTGGTCTATGGCCTGCTGCCACGCCTGTTGCTGGCGTTGCTGTGCCTGTGGCGCTGGCTATCCGGCAAAGCCTCGCTGCGCCTGGATCTCGACCTGCCCGGCTATGGCCTGTTGCGCCAGCGCCTGCAGCCGGATAGCGAACGCCTCGGCGTCTGTGACCTGGCCCCCGCTGCCCTGCACCAGCCGCAGGGCGGCAGCAGCGACCAACCCAGCAGCGGTGCCCTGCTGCTCGGCCTGGAGCTGGACGATAGCCGGCCTTGGCCTCCCGCCACGTTACCCAGGAGCGTGGCCGATGCCGGGGTGATCGACAGCCGCGAACAACGTCGCCAGTTGCTCGAACAGTTGACCCGCTTTCCGCCCGAACGCCTGGCCATCGCCTGCGACCCGCGCCGCTCGCCGGATCGCGGCACCCTGGCGCTGCTCGGCGAGCTGGCGCGCTGCGCAACCGCCACACGCATCTGGCTGCTGCCACCTGCCCCCGGTGAAAGCCTGGACAGTGCGCGCCTGGCGGACTGGCACCAGGCCCTCGCCAGCCTGGGCCTGGCGCACCGCGATACGGCGCCCTTGAGCTGGCTGGAGAGCGGGCATGACTGA